The following proteins come from a genomic window of Lycium ferocissimum isolate CSIRO_LF1 unplaced genomic scaffold, AGI_CSIRO_Lferr_CH_V1 ctg12452, whole genome shotgun sequence:
- the LOC132041943 gene encoding plant intracellular Ras-group-related LRR protein 4-like, which translates to MGSSAMSIDEVVEELMRLNKSLPTRPGIDEVEAAKVLIMNVEKEEQMRLETIARQNKRKDVPEELLKILQEMQRNLVDFQSKEQKREAIKLLDLENVHYLSDELIQRASECLSSSKSNPQANNTSSASSRNSSSLSLANSSSSFSASSFNSPATTTTTTMSSSSFYSEKEPVKVPELVTRDDSYVKKAKSTFQMDGISVGLRSGNASLAPQIVDSTLKTSTGQVGEKLSLIKLASLIEVSAKKGTQELILRRKLSEQLEWIPDSLGKLSNLVTLDLSENRIAVLLTTIGGLSSLQKLDLHGNRIVELPDSIGDLLNLVYLDLNGNNLKTLPSTLVRLTRLEEVDLSSNMLSVLPETVGSLVSLRKLIVETNDLEELPHSIGQCNSLKELRADYNHLKALPEALGRMGSLEILSVRYNNIRQLPTTMASLTSLKELNVSFNELESMPESLCFATTLVKLNISNNFADLQSLPRSIGNLEMLEELDMSNNQIRILPDSFRMLSHLRALKTEGNPLEVPPGNVVEMGAQAVVQHMADLVDKRDAKPQPVKQKKSWAQICFFSRSNKRKRNGMDYVQA; encoded by the exons ATGGGATCCTCTGCAATGTCGATTGACGAGGTTGTCGAAGAGCTAATGAGACTTAACAAATCTTTACCAACAAGGCCAGGCATTGATGAAGTTGAAGCAGCAAAAGTTTTAATAATGAACGTGGAAAAGGAGGAACAAATGAGGCTCGAAACAATTGCTAGGCAAAACAAACGAAAAGATGTTCCAGAAGAGCTATTAAAAATATTGCAAGAGATGCAGAGGAATTTAGTTGATTTTCAAAGTAAAGAACAGAAAAGAGAAGCAATAAAACTGTTAGATCTTGAAAATGTTCATTACCTTTCCGATGAATTGATTCAAAGAGCTTCGGAATGCTTGTCATCATCGAAGTCGAATCCTCAAGCTAATAATACATCTTCAGCTTCTTCAAGGAATTCGAGTAGTTTGTCTTTGGCAAATTCGTCTTCTTCCTTCTCCGCTAGCAGTTTCAATTCTCCGGCAACTACAACGACTACTACGATGTCTTCGTCGAGCTTTTATAGTGAGAAAGAACCTGTTAAAGTGCCTGAACTTGTTACAAGAGACGATAGTTACGTGAAGAAGGCGAAATCCACGTTTCAAATGGATGGAATTAGCGTTGGACTTCGATCTGGGAACGCTTCTTTAGCGCCCCAGATTGTCGATTCCACTTTGAAAACTAGTACTG GTCAAGTTGGTGAAAAATTGAGCTTGATTAAGCTTGCTAGTTTGATAGAAGTATCAGCCAAAAAAGGAACCCAGGAGCTAATTCTTCGAAGAAAATTATCAGAGCAATTAGAATGGATTCCAGATTCTCTTgggaagttatcaaatttggtaACTTTGGATTTGTCTGAGAATCGAATTGCTGTGCTGCTAACTACCATAGGGGGACTTTCATCATTGCAAAAGCTAGATTTACATGGAAATAGAATTGTTGAACTTCCTGATTCAATAGGAGATCTGCTTAACTTGGTCTATCTTGATCTAAATGGAAATAACCTGAAGACATTGCCTTCGACTTTAGTGAGGTTAACTCGCCTTGAGGAAGTCGATTTAAGCTCTAACATGCTATCTGTGCTCCCCGAGACAGTGGGATCCCTTGTCAGTCTCAGAAAACTGATCGTCGAGACTAATGACCTAGAGGAACTTCCTCACTCTATTGGTCAATGTAATTCACTCAAAGAGCTTCGTGCTGACTATAACCATCTTAAAGCCCTTCCTGAAGCCTTGGGACGAATGGGTTCTTTGGAGATTCTATCCGTGCGGTACAATAACATAAGGCAATTGCCTACAACTATGGCATCCTTAACAAGTTTGAAAGAGCTCAATGTTAGTTTCAATGAACTTGAGTCGATGCCTGAGAGCTTGTGCTTTGCCACCACACTCGTAAAGCTCAACATTAGCAACAATTTTGCGGACCTCCAATCACTCCCTAGGTCCATAGGAAACCTCGAGATGCTTGAGGAGCTAGATATGAGTAACAACCAGATACGAATTCTTCCAGATTCGTTTAGGATGCTTTCACATTTGCGTGCACTAAAGACAGAAGGAAATCCTCTTGAAGTGCCACCAGGAAACGTTGTTGAGATGGGAGCGCAG GCTGTTGTGCAGCATATGGCTGATCTTGTTGACAAGAGGGATGCGAAGCCACAGCCAGTTAAGCAGAAGAAATCATGGGCTCAGATATGCTTCTTTTCAAGATCTAACAAACGTAAGCGCAATGGTATGGACTATGTCCAAGCATGA